From Streptomyces sp. TLI_105, the proteins below share one genomic window:
- a CDS encoding helix-turn-helix domain-containing protein, translating to MVGSPESHTGWTFITNHARVLAAIADNPNVRIRDIAAHCRLTERAVSRIIVDLEQDGYLSHTREGRTNTYRIEPGKVLRHPAEAGLPLASLLSLLVQDESERTGQQPVLH from the coding sequence ATGGTTGGATCCCCTGAATCTCACACCGGATGGACGTTCATCACGAACCACGCGCGTGTACTGGCCGCCATCGCGGACAACCCGAACGTTCGCATCCGTGACATCGCCGCCCACTGCCGGCTCACCGAGCGTGCCGTCTCGCGGATCATCGTGGACCTCGAACAGGACGGCTACCTCTCCCACACGCGAGAAGGCCGCACGAACACGTACCGCATAGAGCCGGGCAAGGTGCTGCGCCACCCGGCCGAAGCCGGCCTCCCCCTGGCCTCTCTGTTGTCCCTGCTCGTACAGGACGAGTCCGAGCGCACCGGCCAGCAGCCGGTCCTTCACTGA
- a CDS encoding ATP-binding protein — translation MGQTAGVADGRPLMADIVSVSGLFEGSEDIAVARELARTFLADAQGVHGLPVSERAMSVVELVVSELVTNARKYAPGPCLLTLEIVGGAVEVTVWDSNPTLPAVLAPDPTRVGQHGLEIVMALGQSFAVHREPVGKRITTAIALTDDPSGAAAGHRL, via the coding sequence ATGGGGCAGACAGCAGGCGTTGCGGACGGTCGGCCGCTGATGGCGGACATCGTGTCGGTGTCCGGCCTCTTCGAGGGCAGCGAGGACATTGCCGTCGCCCGCGAACTGGCCCGTACCTTCCTCGCCGATGCACAGGGCGTGCACGGCCTGCCGGTGTCCGAGCGCGCGATGAGCGTGGTGGAGCTGGTGGTCAGTGAGCTGGTCACCAATGCGCGCAAGTACGCGCCCGGCCCGTGCCTGCTGACCCTGGAGATCGTCGGCGGCGCGGTCGAGGTGACGGTGTGGGACAGCAATCCCACCCTGCCGGCCGTCCTTGCGCCCGACCCGACCCGGGTCGGGCAGCACGGGCTGGAGATAGTGATGGCGCTCGGCCAGAGCTTCGCCGTCCACCGTGAGCCTGTGGGCAAGCGCATCACCACGGCGATCGCCCTGACCGACGATCCCAGCGGCGCAGCCGCCGGTCACCGGCTGTGA
- a CDS encoding STAS domain-containing protein codes for MSWDETTTPALLTAPRRKLVPEQVTGDASQQNVVIQYECCGAQVVEACGDYDMHSIGPLADALEAATETHPKVILDASRVTFADSTFLNLMILTHQTGKLRVAAPSERVRRLCAITGVDDVLQIRETVDDAVAS; via the coding sequence GTGTCCTGGGATGAGACCACCACGCCCGCGCTCCTGACCGCGCCCCGCAGGAAGCTGGTACCGGAGCAGGTCACCGGAGATGCGTCGCAGCAGAACGTGGTGATCCAGTACGAGTGCTGCGGGGCGCAGGTCGTCGAGGCCTGCGGCGATTACGACATGCACTCCATCGGCCCCTTGGCCGACGCGCTGGAGGCCGCGACCGAGACGCATCCGAAGGTGATCCTGGACGCCTCCAGGGTCACCTTCGCGGACTCGACCTTCCTGAATCTGATGATCCTCACCCACCAGACGGGAAAGCTGCGCGTGGCGGCGCCGTCGGAGCGGGTCCGGCGGCTCTGCGCGATCACCGGCGTGGACGACGTTCTGCAGATCCGGGAAACGGTCGACGACGCTGTCGCCTCGTGA
- a CDS encoding VOC family protein, whose protein sequence is MATRLVQINMKAQDDSALGRFWAEALGWGVDSEGPGVTNLEPVGFAYPDPVAVCIDVVAHPEPKTVKNRVHLDLATTSTAHQTELVARLKDLGATLADVGQGDVPWTVMADPEGNEFCVLEPRPVYQDTGPIAAVVVDCTDPREMARFWGEAMDWTLHEVTDDHATMRSAEGVGPYLEFLRTPDTKSVWNRVHLDVRPYPGDDLAAEASRLRALGATDPDIDQSAISWTVLADPEGNEFCLLTPR, encoded by the coding sequence ATGGCGACACGACTCGTGCAGATCAACATGAAGGCCCAGGACGACTCCGCGCTCGGCCGGTTCTGGGCCGAGGCACTCGGTTGGGGTGTCGACAGCGAGGGACCCGGTGTGACCAACCTCGAACCCGTGGGCTTCGCCTACCCCGACCCCGTGGCCGTCTGCATCGACGTCGTCGCCCACCCGGAGCCCAAAACGGTGAAGAACCGGGTGCACCTTGATCTGGCCACCACCTCGACCGCCCACCAGACGGAGTTGGTCGCGCGCTTGAAGGATCTCGGCGCGACGCTCGCCGACGTGGGGCAGGGCGACGTCCCCTGGACGGTCATGGCCGACCCGGAGGGCAACGAGTTCTGCGTCCTGGAGCCCCGTCCGGTCTACCAGGACACCGGGCCGATCGCCGCGGTGGTGGTCGACTGCACCGACCCACGGGAGATGGCCCGGTTCTGGGGCGAGGCGATGGACTGGACGCTGCACGAGGTCACCGACGACCACGCGACCATGCGCTCCGCCGAAGGCGTCGGCCCCTACCTGGAGTTTCTCCGCACCCCCGACACCAAGAGCGTGTGGAACCGCGTCCACCTCGACGTCCGCCCCTACCCCGGTGACGACCTGGCCGCCGAGGCATCCCGACTGCGTGCCCTGGGCGCCACCGACCCTGATATCGATCAGTCCGCAATCTCCTGGACGGTTCTGGCCGACCCGGAGGGCAACGAATTCTGCCTCCTCACCCCTCGCTGA
- a CDS encoding DUF3626 domain-containing protein produces MTLNFHPDRPLHGRLILDAMAEDGVYRSQFVTRTSKGGPTAHPGGDRWRWESRIFGGAYDEAAAHERPVYGALNFRRKPVGGAPRFGSAHGRPRATSSPRPPDPARHRGRPARRGPGGPAPAVRRRRQAPSPAGPADQAGHRLRRGRAGGRPPAFDAETYKQRNTVERCINRLKRWRGLAMRTDKLAIVYNAALHLAAILIWARTPRTSETGPERIHGACIRVVRRSRSCGWSAGWSRMKTGSSGPGLRSKL; encoded by the coding sequence GTGACTCTCAACTTCCACCCGGACCGTCCGCTGCACGGCAGGCTGATCCTGGACGCCATGGCCGAGGACGGCGTCTACCGCTCGCAGTTCGTCACGAGAACCAGCAAGGGCGGACCGACCGCGCATCCAGGCGGTGACCGGTGGCGCTGGGAGAGCCGGATCTTCGGCGGAGCGTACGACGAAGCGGCCGCTCATGAGCGGCCCGTCTACGGGGCGTTGAACTTCCGTCGCAAACCGGTCGGTGGGGCGCCGCGGTTCGGCTCGGCCCACGGACGTCCTCGAGCGACGTCGTCGCCTCGTCCTCCTGACCCTGCTCGACACCGGGGAAGACCCGCTCGACGAGGGCCCGGCGGGCCTGCTCCTGCCGTACGACGGCGACGGCAAGCGCCGAGTCCTGCGGGCCCTGCCGACCAGGCCGGCCACCGCCTCCGCCGCGGCCGGGCCGGCGGCCGACCGCCCGCTTTCGACGCCGAGACGTACAAGCAGCGCAACACGGTCGAACGATGCATCAACCGGCTCAAGCGGTGGCGCGGCCTGGCCATGCGCACCGACAAACTCGCCATCGTCTACAACGCCGCTCTTCACCTCGCCGCCATCCTCATCTGGGCGCGAACACCAAGAACGAGCGAGACCGGACCTGAGAGAATCCATGGCGCATGCATCCGGGTTGTCAGGAGGAGTCGTTCATGTGGCTGGAGCGCAGGGTGGTCCCGGATGAAGACCGGGAGCAGTGGACCTGGACTCCGCTCGAAGCTGTAG
- a CDS encoding NAD(P)/FAD-dependent oxidoreductase → MNALPATVPVAVVGGGQSGLAAAYHLRQAGVGCVVLDAGSEVGETWERRWDSLKLFTSAQFSGLPGLPFPGAGAHYPGKDEVVAYLRGYAERFDIPVLTDHRVLSLRRDGDGYLLTTAHGDCRAEQVVIATGPFGTPRLPEFAAGLSADVPTLHTSEYRAPDQVPPGTVVVVGDGNSGRQIAAELSASHSVVLGCSDKVSPPLPQTVVGRDMFWWMSVIGVMSLPVNMQAPDPIVGDRVPELVAAGEMRTVGRITAAEGAELVTADGERVKPSTVIWATGYRTDWSWLDPAMLDEDGQPLHTEGTGVLPGSHYLGLYRMRTRGSALIGFVGRDAERAAAAVTAAAQSTTTASPTAEGEPS, encoded by the coding sequence ATGAACGCGTTGCCGGCCACCGTGCCGGTCGCCGTCGTCGGAGGGGGCCAGTCCGGACTCGCCGCCGCGTACCACCTGCGGCAGGCCGGCGTGGGGTGTGTGGTCCTCGACGCGGGCAGCGAGGTCGGCGAGACCTGGGAGCGGCGCTGGGACTCCCTGAAGCTGTTCACCTCCGCGCAGTTCTCCGGGCTGCCGGGCCTGCCCTTCCCCGGGGCCGGCGCGCACTACCCCGGCAAGGACGAGGTCGTGGCGTACCTGCGGGGCTACGCCGAGCGGTTCGACATCCCGGTGCTGACCGACCACAGGGTGCTGTCGCTGCGCAGGGACGGTGACGGCTATCTGCTGACCACCGCGCACGGCGACTGCCGCGCCGAGCAGGTCGTGATCGCGACCGGCCCGTTCGGCACCCCCCGGCTTCCGGAGTTCGCGGCCGGACTGAGCGCGGACGTGCCCACCCTGCACACCAGCGAGTACCGCGCACCCGACCAGGTGCCGCCGGGCACGGTGGTGGTCGTCGGCGACGGCAACTCCGGCCGGCAGATAGCCGCGGAGCTGTCCGCGTCCCACAGCGTGGTGCTCGGTTGCAGCGACAAGGTGTCGCCGCCTCTGCCGCAGACCGTGGTCGGGCGGGACATGTTCTGGTGGATGAGCGTCATCGGCGTGATGAGCCTCCCGGTGAACATGCAGGCGCCGGACCCGATCGTCGGCGACCGGGTGCCCGAGCTGGTCGCGGCGGGCGAGATGCGGACCGTGGGCCGGATCACCGCGGCCGAGGGCGCCGAGCTGGTCACCGCCGACGGCGAGCGCGTCAAGCCGTCCACCGTGATCTGGGCGACCGGCTACCGCACCGACTGGAGCTGGCTCGACCCGGCGATGCTCGACGAGGACGGGCAGCCCCTGCACACGGAGGGCACGGGGGTGCTGCCCGGCAGCCACTACCTGGGGCTCTACCGGATGCGCACCCGCGGCTCGGCGCTGATCGGCTTCGTCGGTCGGGACGCCGAGCGCGCCGCGGCGGCGGTCACCGCCGCCGCCCAGAGCACCACGACCGCCTCCCCCACGGCAGAAGGTGAGCCGTCATGA
- a CDS encoding long-chain fatty acid--CoA ligase: protein MKSTMQDRELLVRDILAHGQRVYGDSRVVRCADGPTARSSQTFADIARQAEQLAAALSRLGVQLGERVATLAWNTPEHLVAYLAVPSMGAVLHTLNLRLHQDQLGYIIEHAEDAVLLVDATLLEMLPPVRDRLGGVRHLVVIGDAPEVELPAHIAVHRWDELLAAERPGFDWPDLDEREAAALCYTTGTTGNPKGVAYSHRSITLHTLGVSAGAGFAMHDGDRVLPIVPMFHANAWGWPYAAWLAGSDLIMNGRRLHTPDLARIINEERPTAVAAICTIWNSLVHHGEQHPLDLSGVRLAGCGGATPPRALLQRLKDRYGVRLKQGWGLTETSPLATFAVPPHGTPDEDEVDWLAKSGRLMPFVDARLIAEDGSEQPWDGRSVGELELRGPWVTGSYFNTEDSAEKFHDGWLRTGDLGVIEPGGWVVVSDRLKDGIKSGGEWISTIELENAIIEHPAVLEAVVVGVPDPRWEERPLACVSLVPGAGVGGDELREFLSGRVARWWIPERWSFVDAVPKTSVGKYDKRAVRALYGEGALDVWAPGGPGGSGEPGAQVSPAE, encoded by the coding sequence ATGAAGAGCACGATGCAGGACCGCGAGCTGCTGGTCCGCGACATCCTCGCGCACGGGCAACGCGTCTACGGGGACAGCCGGGTGGTGCGATGTGCCGACGGGCCGACCGCACGGTCCTCACAGACCTTCGCCGACATCGCCCGCCAGGCCGAACAGCTCGCCGCCGCACTCTCCCGACTGGGCGTGCAACTCGGCGAACGGGTCGCCACGCTGGCCTGGAACACCCCCGAGCACCTGGTGGCGTACCTCGCCGTACCGAGCATGGGGGCGGTGCTGCACACGCTCAACCTCCGCCTCCACCAGGACCAGTTGGGCTACATCATCGAGCACGCCGAGGACGCCGTCCTCCTCGTCGACGCGACCCTCCTGGAGATGCTCCCGCCCGTGCGGGACCGGCTGGGCGGCGTGCGCCACCTGGTCGTCATCGGCGACGCGCCGGAGGTGGAGCTGCCCGCCCACATCGCCGTACACCGCTGGGACGAACTGCTCGCGGCCGAGCGGCCCGGCTTCGACTGGCCCGACCTGGACGAACGGGAAGCGGCCGCGCTCTGCTACACGACCGGCACCACCGGCAACCCCAAGGGCGTGGCCTACAGCCACCGCTCGATCACCCTCCACACGCTCGGCGTCTCGGCCGGCGCCGGATTCGCGATGCACGACGGCGACCGCGTCCTGCCGATCGTGCCCATGTTCCACGCCAACGCCTGGGGCTGGCCGTACGCCGCCTGGCTCGCCGGCTCCGACCTCATCATGAACGGCCGCCGACTGCACACCCCGGACCTCGCCCGGATCATCAACGAGGAACGGCCCACCGCCGTCGCCGCGATCTGCACCATCTGGAACAGCCTGGTCCACCACGGCGAGCAGCACCCGCTGGACCTGAGCGGCGTACGACTCGCGGGCTGCGGCGGCGCCACCCCGCCGCGCGCCCTGCTCCAGCGGCTCAAGGACCGCTACGGGGTCCGGCTGAAGCAGGGCTGGGGGCTGACCGAGACCAGCCCCCTCGCCACCTTCGCCGTCCCCCCGCACGGCACCCCGGACGAGGACGAGGTCGACTGGCTGGCCAAGAGCGGCCGCCTCATGCCCTTCGTCGACGCCCGGCTGATCGCGGAGGACGGCAGCGAACAGCCCTGGGACGGCCGCTCGGTGGGCGAACTGGAACTGCGCGGACCGTGGGTCACCGGCTCGTACTTCAACACCGAGGACTCCGCCGAGAAGTTCCACGACGGCTGGCTGCGCACCGGCGACCTGGGAGTGATCGAACCGGGCGGCTGGGTGGTCGTCAGCGACCGGCTCAAGGACGGCATCAAGAGCGGCGGCGAGTGGATCTCCACCATCGAGCTGGAGAACGCGATCATCGAGCACCCCGCCGTGCTCGAGGCCGTCGTGGTCGGCGTGCCCGACCCGCGCTGGGAGGAGCGCCCCCTCGCCTGCGTGTCGCTGGTGCCGGGCGCCGGGGTCGGCGGGGACGAGCTCCGGGAGTTCCTGTCCGGACGGGTGGCGCGCTGGTGGATACCGGAGCGCTGGTCCTTCGTCGACGCGGTGCCCAAGACCAGCGTCGGCAAGTATGACAAGCGGGCGGTGCGGGCCCTGTACGGGGAAGGGGCCCTCGACGTCTGGGCCCCGGGCGGGCCCGGCGGGTCCGGCGAGCCCGGCGCTCAGGTGTCGCCCGCAGAGTGA